In Paenibacillus larvae subsp. larvae, the following proteins share a genomic window:
- a CDS encoding major tail protein: MGVPIGVRNLYVAILKTDDKNGATYDKPVHLAKAVEISVKPNVSSTTFYADDQASESESTLADIEVEITVDQIGSKNAAMLLGAKVDENGVLVWNRDDQAPYVAFGYQGSESGNAHTYVWLLKGKFALPEESRKTKGESIEYQPPKLTAKFLPRDYDGDWKRTVNSGDENIPKTVIETWFDQVYEKKKVVPPAGGGTK, from the coding sequence ATGGGAGTACCGATTGGGGTAAGGAATTTATATGTAGCCATCTTAAAAACCGATGATAAAAATGGTGCGACGTACGACAAACCCGTCCACCTGGCTAAAGCGGTTGAGATCAGCGTAAAACCGAATGTTTCATCCACCACGTTTTACGCGGATGACCAAGCATCTGAATCTGAATCCACATTGGCCGACATTGAAGTAGAGATTACGGTAGATCAAATTGGATCTAAAAACGCCGCCATGCTTCTGGGGGCTAAAGTGGATGAAAACGGAGTGCTGGTTTGGAACAGAGATGATCAAGCGCCATATGTTGCATTTGGCTATCAAGGATCTGAGTCCGGTAATGCACATACGTATGTGTGGCTCTTGAAAGGGAAGTTCGCTCTGCCAGAAGAGAGCAGAAAAACAAAAGGCGAATCCATCGAGTACCAACCTCCAAAACTTACCGCGAAATTCTTACCGCGTGATTATGACGGAGACTGGAAAAGAACCGTCAATAGCGGAGATGAAAATATACCAAAAACCGTAATAGAAACATGGTTTGATCAGGTTTATGAAAAGAAGAAGGTAGTACCGCCAGCAGGTGGAGGAACTAAATAG